Part of the Arthrobacter globiformis genome is shown below.
CGGTAGTCCTGCTGGTCATCTCCCTCGTGCCCATCGTGTTCTACCTCAGCCGCACCTTCGGCAAGGAGAACAGGGCATGAGCGCCGCCGTCTCCCCCGGCAGGGCCATGACCGGGAAAACTGAACGCTCCGGCAGCAAGCCGAAGCGGCATTACGGCACGCATATCTTCCTGACGGCCATGGCGGTCATGTGGCTGATCCCCCTGATCTGGGCCGTGTTCACCGCCCTGCGGCCGATCGTCTCCACCAACGAGCACGGCTACTTCAGCCTGGCCGGCGACTTCAACTTCGACAACTTCAGTCAGGCCTGGTCCCAGGGCGGCTTTGCCAAATACCTCTGGAACTCGGTGATCATCTGCGTTCCGGCGGTACTGCTGGTGCTCTTTTTCGCTTCCATGATGGCGTTTGCCGTCAGCCGGGTGAGCTGGAAGTTCAACGTCACGCTGCTCATCATGTTCACGGCGGGGAACCTGCTGCCGCCCCAGGTGCTGGCGGCGCCGCTGTTCGAGATGGCCAAGCATTTCCAGGTGCCCTACTCCTTCAGCGATTCGGGCAACATGCTGAACACATACATCATCGTCATCGCCGTGAACATGGCGTTCCAGATGGGGTTCTGCACGTTCGTGCTGTCCAACTACATGAAGGCGCTCTCCGCGGACCTGACCGAGGCCGCCCTCGTGGACGGCGCCGGCATCTGGCGCCAGTACCGGGAAATCATCATGCCGCTGTGCCGGCCGGCCTTCGCGGCCCTTGCAACGCTGGAAGTCATCTTCATCTACAACGACTTCTTCTGGCCTCTGTTGTTCATTCAGAGCGGCGACCGGCTGCCCGTCACCACCGCGATCAACAACCTCCAGGGCGAGTTCCTGAACAACTACAACCTGCTGGCAGCCGGCGCCGTCATTACGGTAATTCCCACCCTGATTGTTTACCTGCT
Proteins encoded:
- a CDS encoding carbohydrate ABC transporter permease produces the protein MSAAVSPGRAMTGKTERSGSKPKRHYGTHIFLTAMAVMWLIPLIWAVFTALRPIVSTNEHGYFSLAGDFNFDNFSQAWSQGGFAKYLWNSVIICVPAVLLVLFFASMMAFAVSRVSWKFNVTLLIMFTAGNLLPPQVLAAPLFEMAKHFQVPYSFSDSGNMLNTYIIVIAVNMAFQMGFCTFVLSNYMKALSADLTEAALVDGAGIWRQYREIIMPLCRPAFAALATLEVIFIYNDFFWPLLFIQSGDRLPVTTAINNLQGEFLNNYNLLAAGAVITVIPTLIVYLLLQRQFVAGLTLGSSKG